The DNA region GATCTGTGATTCCATCAGATTCAATCAGGTTGGATACCTGCCCTCTGCGCCTAAATATTTCATGGTTGCGGATTCCAGGGCAGATACTTTTTACCTGATTGATACCCTTGGAGTTCAAAGGTATCGGGGGCTTCTTGGTGAAAGCGAACACTGGCACTTATCGGGCGAATCGGTGGCCATGGGTGAGTTTTCATCACATACAGAAGAGGGGGTATACCATATCTATGTGCCTTTAGTGGGGATATCGGCTCCTTTTGAGATCGGGCGTGAAATTTACCAATCGGTTCTTGAGGCCTCTTTAAAGAGTTTTTATTTTCAGCGTGCGTCCCTTGATCTTGAGCCACGGTTTGCCGGTCAGTGGGCACGGGAAGCGGGGCACCCGGATACCGCATGTAAAATGCATCCATCTACCGGCGCGACCGGCTATCGTTCATCACCGGGCGGGTGGTATGATGCGGGTGATTTCGGTAAGTATGTAGTGAATTCGGGTATTACAGTAGCGACACTTCTTTCCTTATATGAACGTTTCCCGGATGTCATTGGTGATAAATTTTCATATATCCCCGAAAGCGGCAATGGTACCAGTGACCTTCTTGATGAAGTAAAGTATCAGCTTGACTGGCTTAAGACTATGCAGGATGATGATGGTGGGGTGTTTTTTAAACTTTCGGGCTTAAACTGGCCGGGTACAGTAATGCCCCATGAGGATACCCAGCCCCGTTATATAATTGGTAAATCTACCACATCCACACTTTGTTTCGCGGCCAATATGGCACAGGCTGCCAGAATCTATCGAAAGACAGACCGTGAATACGCAGATGATTGTCTTGAGCGTGCAAAAAACGCCTTTGCCTGGGCGATGGATAATCCAGCGGTACCGGAGCCTGAGGAAACCGGTGGAAGTGGTGCCTATGGGGTATGGCAGCAGGACTGGATGGATCCCGACTGTAGTGGCGAGCAGTATTTGGTAGAGGGTGATGATGCCTTTAAGGATGAGTTTTTCCTGGCTGCAACAGAGCTTTTTATTACTACGGGTGATAAACAGTATGGCACTATGGTCAGGGAGCTAATGACTGAGATGGAGTTTCGTGATGTTCCTACCTGGTGGGATCTTCAGGGCCTCGCTTACTACTCGCTTCTTACCGCGGATAATACCCTTGAGCAACAGTATCGTGATGTGGCTTTGGAACGGGTGCTTAATCTCAGTGATCATCACATGGAAATTATGTCGCAAAATCCCTATCGTATTCCCTATGAGTGCTTTTTCTGGGGCTCGAACGCGTCATTTTTAAATATCGCGATTCTCTTCTCCTACGCTTACACCCTTTCCGGAGAGATCGAATACTTTCATGCCATGGCC from Chitinispirillales bacterium ANBcel5 includes:
- a CDS encoding glycoside hydrolase family 9 protein, yielding MKKSTFLSLNIVLVVCMVFLNCVGTTKPLIDVSQHQICDSIRFNQVGYLPSAPKYFMVADSRADTFYLIDTLGVQRYRGLLGESEHWHLSGESVAMGEFSSHTEEGVYHIYVPLVGISAPFEIGREIYQSVLEASLKSFYFQRASLDLEPRFAGQWAREAGHPDTACKMHPSTGATGYRSSPGGWYDAGDFGKYVVNSGITVATLLSLYERFPDVIGDKFSYIPESGNGTSDLLDEVKYQLDWLKTMQDDDGGVFFKLSGLNWPGTVMPHEDTQPRYIIGKSTTSTLCFAANMAQAARIYRKTDREYADDCLERAKNAFAWAMDNPAVPEPEETGGSGAYGVWQQDWMDPDCSGEQYLVEGDDAFKDEFFLAATELFITTGDKQYGTMVRELMTEMEFRDVPTWWDLQGLAYYSLLTADNTLEQQYRDVALERVLNLSDHHMEIMSQNPYRIPYECFFWGSNASFLNIAILFSYAYTLSGEIEYFHAMAETMDYIFGKNATGYCFVTGFGHKSSTSVHHRQINADGIDEPIPGFVAGGPNAMMQDCITKVDWGAKYPYSYPARAYVNDKKSYASNEVAINWTAPMVHALGFLMAAETP